The Alligator mississippiensis isolate rAllMis1 chromosome 3, rAllMis1, whole genome shotgun sequence DNA window CCAGAGCCGTTCCTGAGATTGTTTTGCAACCAAGGGCTGGAGTTTTGCTCTTGTGACGTGAAGACAGGATAAAGCTGAGGTCCGGTTTTGGCTGTTGGCTGCTCAACGGTTTGGTAACATTTGGCAAATAAAACACAAAAtcgagagagagaggaaagagagagagagagcaggagaaagagagcGATGCCACAGTCCTTTATGGGTGGTTCATCAGCATAGATGCATCACACAGTCCCCCCAGCGCGGCGGATGGGCACCTCCTCTGTAAATCCAACACGTGGAGAggatgtgtgagtgtgtgtgagtgtgcaagGGGGTGTGCTCTGCCCAGGGCTCCTAGAAGGACAGCCAGGTCACTAGCGCCGCggagagagagaccaggagcaccGGCAAGGCGGGAAAGAGCAGGGAAGGCGCCGACCCGTTGCTTCCCCCGCACAGTTCAAATAAGCTGCCTTGGAAATCGAGGTTTTTGGACTCCCTCTTCAGTTTTTCCCAAAGATCTGTCGCTCCTTCCTGGCAATCCGTGAGGGCCGTGAGGGTGCAGGCGTGGAAATCATCCCAGTACCTGGGGAAGAAGCAGACACACAGCCTAGGAGCAAGGTCACCCTGGGCAGCCCCCGTGCCCCGCTGGCACCCCGCTCCgcctccctccctggcccagatccagctggtgggtGGGAGCGGTGGGAGCTGAGCTTCGTGGGAGGATGCTCCGGCTGAGACACCCACCCAAAGCTTTAAGAGAAAGGCACGGGGCGTCTCCCCCTCCTTTCTGAATGAATAGCGGGGGCCTCCTTCAAGAGCCTCAACATTAGCACAGAGCCACCCCccttctgccacctgggacccaATGCAATGGCTTTGCCACAGATTGCAGCCAGTGCCGGAtctacccctgctctctgctccagggacTCAACTCCCCCAGCTCCTCTGCGACCCTAACAAACACTCCCAGCTGCCTTGGGGAAAggatgtgggggcgggggggtgatcTTTGGGGCTTTGCAAGGGGGGTCCGAAGCTGGTGTGTAGCTCCttagaaagggtttttttggggggaggggggaggtccccgtgcacatagatagatagatagatagatagatagatagatagatagatagatatatataactatctctatatatctatatctatatgtagaTAGACATAAATCTATATagacatatagatatataaatatggATCTATATAgacctatatctatatatagatttatatctatttatatatatctatttatatagaGAGGTCTGTCTATATACCTATTTATATAGAGATAGCTATGTATATAGAGTTATCTATATCTTTAAATctctatatatctagatctatatctagatagatataaatCTATATAGACATAAAATATATAGATATGGCTATATCTATTTATACAGCTATATTatctatttatatagatatatatctatttatatagaGAGGTCTATCTATATAGCTAGAGATATATAAAGCCAGGTCCCCCCGAGGGATTCCTCTCCTCAGCGGAGCTGTATTCAGGCGGGGGGTCTGGGCTGCAGTCCTTATGGCCGGCGTCTAGCAGCCCTGACTGTGCTGGCGGTgttattatttggggggggggaggggttgtagtCCTACGCGGtttccctttttgttttgttttgttact harbors:
- the NRN1 gene encoding neuritin isoform X2, producing the protein MGLKLNGRYISLILAVQIAYLVQAVRAAGKCDAVFRGFSNCLLRLGDNMANYPQDLDDKRNLQTICSYWDDFHACTLTALTDCQEGATDLWEKLKRESKNLDFQGSLFELCGGSNGSAPSLLFPALPVLLVSLSAALVTWLSF